Part of the Thermococcus sp. M39 genome, TATTGCATCGTAAGACCTTGCCATCGTATCAGCCTTTACCACGCCCTGTATTGCCTTAACCTCCTCAAGAACTTTCTCAATCCTCCCAACATCCACCGTCAGCAAAGCATATGCCCTAACCATTCACGCCACCCCTCACAATAACGGTTTCAGTCATTTCCACTTCTTTCCCAATCTTTCTCAAAACACTGTTGCGGAAGTCATCCAGCTCCTTAATGTCTTCAACCTCAATCCTGACAATCACATCATATCCTCCGTAAACCTCGTAAACCTCCCTCACCACGGGATTGTCTTTAAGCTTCCCATAAACTTCATCCCTGCACCCAGGCTTCGTAACAATCAAAATAAATGCTACAACCACTAAACACCCCCTCCGAGCTTTATTCATTCAGTGGCTCGAACTTGTACTCTATGAGGACTTTGAATTTCCGACCGCACTTCGGGCACTCCACAACGTCACCCGGCTCTAACACTAATTTCATGAAAACGTGACCACAATCACACTCCAACCTCGCATCTACAAGGGCAAAATTATCCATCCACTTATAACCCAAAAGCTTCATCACAACCACCATGATAAACTTTGAAGTTAGTACGATAAAGCTTGTGGTGAGTACCGTTTCCTCCTGCACCTATTTTTGTTGTAACTTCTGAGCAACA contains:
- a CDS encoding Lrp/AsnC ligand binding domain-containing protein yields the protein MVVAFILIVTKPGCRDEVYGKLKDNPVVREVYEVYGGYDVIVRIEVEDIKELDDFRNSVLRKIGKEVEMTETVIVRGGVNG
- a CDS encoding Lrp/AsnC ligand binding domain-containing protein, whose protein sequence is MVRAYALLTVDVGRIEKVLEEVKAIQGVVKADTMARSYDAIVEVEAADLEELERIIRDMRNVDGVLSVITEVVGDLEEE